From Daucus carota subsp. sativus chromosome 6, DH1 v3.0, whole genome shotgun sequence:
AGGCACAAGATTTTTAAATTCAAgaggttataaaattataatgagttaatattttaattcaaaaggTCGTAAACAAGTCCATCTATCAAGACCCTTATCTGTTACCAACCTCAAGCTGGTTGACTTTTATGTATTCCCAAATTTGTCTCAAAGCCTCTGCTTGTGACATCTCCCTTTCATCAGTACCAAAAAAGCTTGCAAGTTCCTCGGATATTATCACAATTGGAACAACATCGGTACATTTAGAATCATCTTTGCTTTCAAGTTCAGCACAGGCCttcgatttttttgaaactcgaTTTGTCGGCTCTGCAAGCACCGGAgagtatatttttcatttaacaGGTAAAGTGACCCTTTGATAGAACGGAGAACTAAAAATTGAAACATACTTGTTGGTTCAAGTGGTATGATGTGTTTAGCTAGCAACTTATTCATCTTGAACATGTCAGTACTGTCCGTCTCGAAAACTAAACGCAGCTCATCATTGCAGACTATTTTTCTTTTGTTACTCGGATCTTGAAGGTTATTTTTTCTGATGTATATCCACAGCTGCTTCACAATCTGAATCAAGTACAACAAGTTTAGTAGTAGTAGAAATATGTACCACAGAATATGTGCATTTACAAGGCTAACCTCAGTCCTAGGTAGTGTTGGATGACCAACAATGGGCTGTAGCAAGGGAGAGACCCCACATAGTTTGTTGAGGCCACCAGGTCCACCTCTTTTTCTCTTCACCTTCTGAGCGCTGAAAGAATAGTAAATGTCACCCAAAGCAGTATATAATTAGGAGtgataagaaaataatatagaaGTCTGTAAAGAAGAGGGGTAAACATTGGAAAAGGTGGGAAATGCAGACTACACATGTGGAGTCTAGTTTCATAAGAATTTTTTAAAGACGTGGTActtcaaattaaattaagagTCAACCTGGTGCACAAATCACTGAAATTTTGTTTCATGCATACCGGTCTTTTCGTGACCGtcatattaatgattaaattataaataggcAAATCAAAAGCGTACTAGAATTTTTGTATCATGTTACCACTAATGTAGTAGAAGCTTTTAAGGGAGTTGAAATAAAGGATAAACTATTACCATGTATCTAGAATGACATATGCATGTTAAGAAAGACTTTAAGCGATGTCTGACTTCCTTCTGCCTTCTTAAGACAGCTATGATTATAAGAGTGACGGCACAAAATCATAGCACTTCCTATGATTCTTCCACTAATTACATTGATGTGTGTCAGGCCGGCAGCGCTATACAAATGATTATAGAAGAGAGAGAAGACAAGATGCATAATACACAAGAAACTAGAGAAAGAACCATTCCAACAAGATGACCATCTTCGAGAAACTTCTAAGCAGATCAAAGACCTATAAATTCTAGAATATTCTTAATCACTTCTTCAGTCCAATTTGCTTGTCTGAATATCCATTTTGGTTTGCCCCAAATTGTGGATACTTACCATTCATCTTTTTTCTATACCCTAATTTGATGAGATTAAATTGAGAGTACATTTCATGCAATAAAATAGATGCAAGTTCACGCTTTTTCTGATTGGGACACATAATTATCTGTAAATTTACGAGACTGACTATATAAGAGGGTAAGTTAGTCTAAAAGCTTAAACATTTTTTGGTTGAGCTAGAACCTTCATGTTTTGATAACATGTGTGGAAAATTCAAACAAACAATTCAAATTGTGATGAAGGGAGTAGATAATAGCACAGCAAGAAATAAAATTCTATTCACACAACACGAAAAAAGGAAGCAAACCTCTTTTTAAGAGGCTGAGGTGCAGGCGATCTCGGGACAACACTAGAAGTGCTAGTAGTCGTAGTCGTGGGAGTAGGAGTACCAGCAGCAGCTGCATACGTCTCGAATTGCAGCTGCTGCGACTGCGGGGCCCGAAAGGAAACCTCACTAGAATCCGGCCGAACACCGAAACTTCCGCGGGGAGGAGCAGTGGCAGGGTGGAAAATAGGATGTTGCTGAAGGGCAAAATGGTCTTTCTGAGGCTGCGGGTGGAGTAGTTGTGGCGGAGGGCGAAGGAGATACTGAATGTGGCTGCGAATAAAATCGGTTTTGTGGGAGAGATCAAACCCTAGTTTTGACTCAAGCTGCTGAACGACGTCGTGTAAGGAAGTGTAGGCAGTGAAATTAGGGTTTGCCTCGCGGAGCAGAGTCTCCACGGCGTGTGCTATGTCTTGTTCGGTTACCATTTCCGCCGCCGCAACGCCACCTTGCGCTGCTACCATGTATTACTAttacactctctctctctgtctcgcTCTCTCCTGTTTATTCTATCCGCCCTCTTTGTCTCTATCTTCCAGCACGGCCTATTCTGCGATTTCACGCCCTTTTTTAAAGAAATGaacaggggtgtattggattgggattttaaagcattttatttcattcatgaaatccgagggtattcgattgagattgtttgaaatccattaaaatcttgaggtattcaattgggattttaaattatgatacaaaatccggtggtattcaattgggattgtttaaaatccattaaaatctgatggtattcaattgg
This genomic window contains:
- the LOC108224487 gene encoding uncharacterized protein LOC108224487; translated protein: MVAAQGGVAAAEMVTEQDIAHAVETLLREANPNFTAYTSLHDVVQQLESKLGFDLSHKTDFIRSHIQYLLRPPPQLLHPQPQKDHFALQQHPIFHPATAPPRGSFGVRPDSSEVSFRAPQSQQLQFETYAAAAGTPTPTTTTTSTSSVVPRSPAPQPLKKSAQKVKRKRGGPGGLNKLCGVSPLLQPIVGHPTLPRTEIVKQLWIYIRKNNLQDPSNKRKIVCNDELRLVFETDSTDMFKMNKLLAKHIIPLEPTKPTNRVSKKSKACAELESKDDSKCTDVVPIVIISEELASFFGTDEREMSQAEALRQIWEYIKVNQLEDPSNAMVILCDEKLQELLKCESISALGIPEMLTRYHLCKKA